A genomic window from Candidatus Pelagisphaera phototrophica includes:
- a CDS encoding prepilin-type N-terminal cleavage/methylation domain-containing protein has product MTSGRKAFTLIELVVALGITAVIGYFFVSIGRDFTIAWDNVGNSVARETEARGALDAITRDFESAFFREGSDVMFAIDVLNGNSNAGAKWKAGSAERPSADGFDATNHEYGWAGCWVRLICASPSLNAVGYQIIRSTIKDTIGLPRYMLYRNVVTVEDTVDNSISSGFDLTSAVYTTNGDVITPERPNILAVNVVDFGARLYVYEDPATDSSLDDAPDGLRLIFPADASSRLETTIPTGLWHRANTFLGTTYENRYPDIVEIFIRILDEKGASELSAMEESGLNDQWEEIVADNSKLYRRFIAVRGKGGL; this is encoded by the coding sequence ATGACCTCAGGACGGAAAGCATTTACGCTCATCGAGTTGGTAGTCGCGCTGGGGATAACGGCGGTGATTGGCTACTTCTTTGTTTCGATAGGGCGGGACTTTACTATTGCGTGGGACAATGTGGGAAATTCCGTAGCTCGCGAAACCGAGGCCCGCGGGGCCCTAGATGCCATAACCCGAGATTTTGAATCCGCCTTTTTCCGGGAAGGTTCAGATGTGATGTTTGCGATCGACGTATTGAACGGCAACTCAAATGCCGGTGCAAAGTGGAAGGCCGGCTCTGCTGAGCGACCCTCAGCCGATGGATTCGATGCGACGAACCATGAGTATGGCTGGGCAGGGTGCTGGGTTCGGCTCATCTGCGCTTCACCCTCACTCAATGCCGTAGGATACCAAATCATTCGATCGACGATTAAAGACACGATTGGGCTTCCACGTTACATGCTTTATCGAAATGTCGTTACGGTCGAAGATACCGTTGATAATTCTATCAGCAGCGGTTTCGATCTAACCTCGGCGGTCTACACAACCAATGGGGATGTTATCACTCCAGAGCGACCGAATATCCTCGCGGTCAATGTAGTGGACTTCGGAGCTCGACTCTATGTGTACGAAGATCCGGCAACGGATTCCAGCCTCGATGATGCCCCGGATGGGCTGAGGCTGATTTTTCCTGCTGACGCTTCCAGTCGGTTAGAGACTACGATCCCGACGGGACTTTGGCATCGGGCAAACACCTTTCTCGGGACGACTTATGAGAATAGATATCCTGACATAGTTGAAATATTCATACGGATTCTGGATGAAAAGGGCGCTAGCGAGTTGTCGGCGATGGAGGAAAGCGGCTTGAACGATCAGTGGGAAGAGATCGTCGCCGATAATTCAAAGTTGTACCGGCGCTTTATAGCGGTGCGTGGAAAGGGAGGTCTTTAG
- a CDS encoding type IV pilus modification PilV family protein, translating to MKRKLVSAFTLLETVLALAVFAIVVVPAIGLVALSYRNTSTELAAPNAVEIKSLLELELRGAEVIDAGAGPGGTDLIYNVFHNSFLDSDVIFYGSKDFQELEQNGAGMSDDEKYYKVSVSVPVDYVYDPDDAYRVFLFNIIWPAYVEGTGGVFVDNEDNAEGLRQMVLPTVLRK from the coding sequence ATGAAAAGAAAACTGGTATCCGCATTTACACTTCTAGAGACAGTGCTCGCGTTGGCAGTATTTGCGATCGTGGTTGTGCCTGCTATCGGTTTGGTGGCTTTGTCTTACCGGAACACGAGCACTGAATTAGCGGCCCCGAACGCCGTGGAGATCAAGTCGTTACTAGAACTGGAGTTAAGAGGTGCGGAGGTGATTGATGCCGGTGCTGGGCCTGGGGGCACGGACTTGATTTACAATGTCTTCCATAACAGTTTTCTGGATAGCGATGTGATTTTCTACGGTTCCAAGGATTTCCAAGAGCTGGAACAAAACGGAGCCGGAATGAGTGACGACGAAAAGTACTATAAGGTGAGCGTTTCGGTTCCGGTGGACTACGTTTACGACCCTGACGACGCCTATCGCGTTTTTCTCTTTAATATCATATGGCCTGCCTATGTGGAAGGAACAGGTGGGGTTTTTGTCGACAATGAAGACAACGCCGAAGGGCTGCGTCAAATGGTGCTACCTACTGTATTGAGAAAATGA
- a CDS encoding prepilin-type N-terminal cleavage/methylation domain-containing protein, with the protein MTKRSKRKGFTLIELVVVLSIMVILATLGIVGYQSSFPPGVISAARNEFHGMLRFARQQAITQGSNSILIVNYEKADTEKFLRYIGVIVEDEYNSGNWNAAHSGVYLPEGVFFVPQIVDSATDGFSFDAAWPADGADPDIRSQYNCSNVVASPNAIGAIEYPVNMTISLDASTGDEQDWIGFQFGPDGRVKGVDFSACSAGDGSQSNHIILGTARRLSETALRFEKSENALGIILRRNGVSYAVNDTDAM; encoded by the coding sequence ATGACGAAAAGATCCAAAAGGAAAGGGTTTACACTGATCGAGCTTGTGGTCGTGCTCTCAATCATGGTGATTTTAGCGACGCTGGGGATCGTTGGCTACCAGTCCAGTTTTCCTCCAGGAGTGATCAGCGCGGCCAGAAATGAATTTCACGGAATGCTGCGTTTCGCCCGACAGCAGGCGATCACGCAAGGCAGCAATTCGATACTGATCGTAAACTACGAAAAAGCGGATACAGAGAAATTTCTCCGCTATATCGGTGTGATTGTAGAGGATGAATACAATTCTGGAAACTGGAACGCCGCTCATTCAGGCGTCTACCTACCGGAGGGTGTATTTTTCGTTCCGCAGATCGTAGATAGCGCTACCGATGGTTTTTCGTTCGACGCGGCATGGCCAGCGGATGGTGCGGATCCAGACATTAGAAGCCAGTACAATTGCAGTAACGTCGTGGCTTCTCCAAACGCAATTGGAGCGATCGAGTATCCTGTTAATATGACCATTTCCCTCGACGCGTCGACCGGCGACGAGCAAGACTGGATCGGTTTCCAATTCGGCCCCGATGGCCGGGTGAAGGGGGTGGACTTCAGTGCGTGTAGCGCGGGAGATGGTTCTCAAAGCAATCATATCATCTTGGGAACCGCGCGGCGCTTGTCGGAAACGGCTTTGCGTTTCGAAAAAAGCGAGAACGCGCTGGGAATTATCCTCCGAAGAAATGGGGTGAGCTATGCAGTGAACGATACTGATGCGATGTAA
- the acs gene encoding acetate--CoA ligase has translation MANKITSIAQEDEKFPPSQEFRKQAAIQSLAEYKRLYSESVKNPEKFWNTQAKDLLLWRKPWKQILKWKESHAKWFVGGKLNVCENCVDRHLGTPRENKAALIYEGEPGDQKTLTYRQLHTEICKFSNALESLGIRKGDRVAIYMPMVAEAVVAMLSCARIGAVHTVIFGGFSSESIKDRVNDCAAKLVITADGGWRRGKIIDLKVNVNQALKGCPSVESVITLKRTANRVHMKKGRDFWWHDLVESASHVHKAKAFDSETPLFVLYTSGSTGKPKGVLHTSGGYLLGTTITSKYVFDLRESDTYWCTADIGWITGHSYVVYGILSNGGTNVIYEGAPNQPGPDRFWSIVDRHKVTIFYTAPTAIRAFMKWGDDHIKKHDLSSLRLLGSVGEPINPEAWKWYHKVIGGGRCPIVDTWWQTETGGIMITTLPGAVYSKPGSAGLPFFGVVPKVFNDAGKEVRKGTSGKLVLTEPWPSMLRTLYGDNKRYKETYWSEYEGVYFCGDGCRQDKDGYFWIVGRIDDVLNVSGHRLGTAEIESALVSHHSVAESATVGRPHEIKGSAIVCFVTLKDGFKGDDKLKALLRAHVGAEIGPFAKPDEIRFAKALPKTRSGKIMRRLLKDIAAGKEIHGDTTTLEDVGVVKQLQANKD, from the coding sequence GTGGCAAACAAGATTACTTCAATAGCTCAAGAAGACGAAAAGTTCCCGCCGTCTCAAGAATTTAGGAAACAGGCTGCCATCCAAAGTCTGGCTGAATACAAGAGACTTTACTCGGAGTCCGTGAAGAATCCAGAAAAGTTCTGGAATACTCAAGCAAAAGATTTGCTCCTTTGGCGGAAGCCTTGGAAGCAAATCCTCAAGTGGAAAGAATCTCATGCCAAATGGTTTGTAGGTGGCAAGTTAAATGTTTGCGAGAATTGCGTCGACCGACACTTAGGGACGCCTCGGGAGAACAAGGCGGCCCTTATTTACGAGGGCGAGCCAGGTGATCAGAAGACACTGACTTACAGGCAGTTGCACACTGAAATTTGTAAGTTTTCCAATGCCTTGGAGTCCTTGGGAATCAGGAAGGGGGATCGAGTGGCAATTTACATGCCCATGGTCGCCGAAGCCGTTGTTGCGATGCTGTCCTGTGCTCGTATAGGGGCCGTTCATACAGTCATATTTGGCGGATTTAGTTCTGAATCGATCAAGGATCGAGTGAACGACTGTGCGGCAAAACTGGTGATCACTGCGGATGGGGGGTGGCGTCGCGGCAAGATAATCGATCTTAAGGTGAACGTGAACCAGGCCCTAAAAGGCTGTCCGTCGGTGGAAAGTGTTATCACATTAAAGCGGACTGCTAATCGGGTTCACATGAAGAAAGGACGCGACTTTTGGTGGCATGACTTGGTCGAATCGGCCTCGCATGTGCACAAGGCCAAGGCCTTCGATAGTGAAACGCCTCTCTTCGTTCTTTATACTAGTGGAAGTACGGGCAAGCCCAAGGGAGTGTTACATACCAGTGGCGGGTATTTGCTGGGGACGACAATTACTTCAAAGTATGTCTTTGATCTCAGGGAGAGTGATACGTATTGGTGCACCGCAGACATTGGATGGATCACAGGACACAGCTATGTCGTCTACGGCATTCTAAGCAATGGGGGGACCAATGTTATTTACGAAGGCGCTCCCAATCAGCCCGGTCCGGACCGATTTTGGTCCATCGTGGATCGCCATAAAGTGACGATCTTCTATACTGCGCCGACGGCCATTCGGGCTTTCATGAAATGGGGCGACGATCATATCAAAAAGCACGATTTGAGTTCCTTACGATTGCTTGGTTCGGTAGGAGAACCCATCAACCCCGAGGCCTGGAAGTGGTATCACAAAGTCATTGGAGGAGGTCGTTGCCCGATTGTGGACACTTGGTGGCAGACGGAAACGGGCGGGATTATGATCACAACACTCCCAGGAGCCGTTTACTCGAAGCCTGGATCCGCTGGTCTGCCCTTTTTCGGGGTGGTTCCGAAGGTATTCAATGACGCCGGCAAGGAGGTTCGCAAAGGCACCAGCGGCAAGCTGGTATTGACTGAACCTTGGCCCAGTATGCTCCGTACTTTGTACGGTGACAACAAACGGTACAAAGAAACCTATTGGAGCGAGTACGAGGGTGTTTACTTTTGCGGGGACGGCTGCCGTCAGGACAAGGATGGCTATTTTTGGATCGTCGGTCGGATTGACGATGTATTGAATGTATCAGGACACCGATTGGGAACGGCTGAGATCGAGAGTGCTCTGGTTAGCCATCATTCGGTGGCGGAGTCAGCTACGGTAGGGCGACCTCATGAGATAAAGGGCAGCGCCATCGTTTGTTTCGTCACGCTAAAAGACGGATTCAAGGGCGATGATAAGCTGAAAGCGCTGCTGCGGGCTCATGTCGGCGCAGAAATTGGACCGTTCGCCAAGCCTGACGAAATTCGGTTCGCCAAAGCCCTGCCTAAGACGCGTAGCGGAAAAATCATGCGTCGCCTGCTCAAGGACATCGCTGCCGGCAAGGAGATTCATGGCGATACCACCACTTTGGAGGATGTTGGAGTGGTGAAGCAGTTGCAGGCAAACAAGGATTAA
- the rho gene encoding transcription termination factor Rho yields MADENENNNEQTVQVEGVLEVTKKKTGQLLDLSKNGRQRPTDPFIPKELIRRFKLRTGNYIIAQATADPRFQNPKVRYIDTVDGLTVDERRKKLDFMQLTTITPEEQIKLETTKDLMTTRAMDLFCPLGKGTRGIIVAPPRTGKTTLLTHIAQGIKANHPDIQIFILLIDERPEEVTDFRRNIDGEVWASSNDEDLPSHLRVADLCIERAKRQVEVGNDVVILMDSITRLARAHNSAKKSGRTMSGGLDIRALEKPRQIFAAARNTEEEGSLTIVASALIETGSRMDDMIFQEFKGTGNMEMVLDRKVAEMRLYPAMNIASSGTRREELLIPEDVLDGIHFFRRALVQQKTEDATETMLTRLSKTDSNQDLLDLISR; encoded by the coding sequence ATGGCAGACGAAAACGAAAACAATAACGAACAGACCGTACAGGTTGAAGGTGTCCTCGAAGTCACTAAAAAGAAGACCGGACAACTTCTCGATCTGAGTAAAAACGGGCGTCAGCGCCCGACCGATCCCTTTATACCCAAGGAATTGATTCGACGCTTCAAGCTGAGAACCGGCAACTATATCATTGCCCAGGCAACCGCCGACCCCCGATTCCAGAATCCAAAGGTTAGATACATCGACACCGTCGACGGGCTCACAGTAGATGAGCGACGCAAGAAACTGGATTTCATGCAACTGACAACCATCACTCCGGAAGAGCAGATCAAGCTAGAGACGACCAAGGATCTTATGACCACGCGAGCCATGGACCTATTCTGCCCGCTCGGGAAAGGGACCCGTGGGATTATTGTCGCCCCGCCAAGGACCGGAAAGACAACGCTTCTCACTCACATCGCTCAAGGAATTAAAGCCAACCATCCCGATATTCAGATATTCATTCTTCTAATCGACGAACGTCCCGAGGAAGTTACCGACTTCCGGCGCAATATCGATGGAGAGGTTTGGGCCTCATCCAATGACGAAGACCTGCCAAGCCACCTGCGAGTCGCTGACCTTTGCATTGAAAGGGCCAAGCGCCAGGTAGAAGTCGGCAATGACGTCGTTATACTAATGGATTCAATCACTCGTCTCGCACGGGCTCACAACTCAGCTAAAAAATCGGGTCGGACCATGTCTGGCGGTCTGGATATCCGTGCTTTGGAAAAACCTCGCCAAATATTCGCCGCCGCCCGGAACACCGAGGAGGAAGGAAGCCTGACCATTGTCGCCTCTGCCCTCATTGAAACCGGCAGCCGCATGGACGACATGATTTTCCAGGAATTCAAAGGCACGGGCAACATGGAAATGGTGCTTGATCGCAAAGTCGCGGAAATGCGCCTGTACCCAGCCATGAACATCGCTTCATCAGGAACGAGACGCGAGGAACTGCTAATTCCGGAAGACGTACTCGATGGTATTCACTTTTTTCGACGCGCCTTGGTGCAGCAGAAAACCGAAGACGCCACGGAAACGATGCTCACGCGTTTGTCGAAGACCGACAGCAATCAGGACCTGCTCGATTTGATTAGCCGGTAA